A stretch of DNA from Limnohabitans sp. MORI2:
GCGGCTGCCGTTCTCTGTCACCACATGCGGATCAGGCACTGAGCCACTCATCAGCCGCGTTTCAAGGTGGCCTTCGGCGCGGCATTGAAACACCCAGTTCAAAGGCTGGTTGGGCGCAATCTGTGCCCACCGTGTCGACAGCGCGACACCAATCACAGCAAGGTCTTCCTCGCTCACGGGTTGAAAACTGGTCAACAAAATCACCGGTGGAAAAGCATCCAAGGCCCACTGCTCGCAGCCAGGGTGTAAACCGCCACGGCCATGAAACACGCGTTGTGCGTCGGTGGATAGGGCCTTGGTGGCAATGGCGTTGAGCAAGGCTTGCATGTGGGCTTGGCAGGGCAAAGTAGGAGGAAAGTGCGTAAGTGTATGTACTAGCCCGATGAGCCAAGAGGGTAAGGGCTGCGCGTTAGGATATGGACCCTTTTTTAGAAAATAGTTCGGACATCTCATGACCCCAGCAGAACAAGAATTACGCACAGCCGCACTTGAATACCACCGCTCGCCTACCAAGGGCAAGATCCGTGTGGAACCCACTCATCCGCTGGACAACCAGCACGATCTGAGCTTGGCCTATTCACCTGGCGTCGCGTACCCTTGCTTGGAGATTGAAAAAGACCCTCTCACGTCTTACGAATACACCAGCCGTGGCAACTTGGTGGGCGTCATCACCAATGGCACAGCGGTGTTGGGCTTGGGCGACATCGGCGCATTGGCCGGTAAGCCTGTGATGGAAGGCAAGGGCTGCTTGTTCAAGAAGTTCTCAGGCATTGATGTGTTTGACATCGAACTCGACGAACACGACCCAGACAAACTGGTGAACATCATCGCGGCGATGGAGCCCACGTTTGGTGGCGTCAACCTCGAAGACATCAAAGCCCCCGAGTGCTTCTACATCGAGCGCGAGCTGAGCAAGCGCATGAACATCCCCGTTTTCCACGACGACCAACACGGCACGGCCATCATCTCCGCTGCCGCCATGCTGAACGGCTTGGAGTTGGCTGGCAAAGACATCACCAAGGTCAAAGTGGCCGTGTCTGGTGCAGGTGCTGCGGCCTTGGCTTGCTTGGGCGTGTTTGTGGGCTTGGGCGTGAAGACCGAGAACATTTATGTGTGTGACTCCAAAGGCGTGATTTACCAAGACCGCCCCGGTGGCTACGACGAATCCAAAGCTCGCTTTGCACAAAAAACGGATGCACGCACCTTGGCCGATGCCGTGAATGGCGCCGATGTGTTCTTGGGCTGCTCTGCGCCTGGCGTATTGACGCAAGACATGGTCAAGACCATGGCCGACAAGCCGCTCATCTTGGCCTTGGCCAACCCCGAGCCTGAGATTCGCCCAGAGTTGGCCAAAGCCGTGCGCCCTGATTGCATCATCGCCACGGGCCGCTCGGACTACCCCAACCAAGTGAACAACGTGTTGTGCTTCCCGTACATCTTCCGTGGTGCTTTGGATTGCGGTGCAACCAAAATCACAGAAGAGATGAAGATTGCTTGCGTCCGTGAAATCGCCGACTTGGCCAAGCTCGAAGTGACTGCCGAAGTGCAAGCCGCCTATCCTGGCTTGGACTTGGCTTTTGGTGTGGACAACATCATTCCCAAGCCATTCGACACACGCCTTATCCAGCGCATCGCGCCTGCGGTAGCCCGTGCGGCTGAAGCGTCGGGTGTGGCCAAGCGCCCCATCAAAGACTTTGACGCTTACGCCAAAACTTTGGCAGCATGGATCAAGTAAAGCCTTGAGTCGGCTCAAGCTCACCCGCGACAAGATCTATAAAACGGTCTCACGCCAATTGCATGGTGTGGTGCCGTGTTGGGTCTGCGGGGAGCATGTGGCGCATGCCGATGCCACGCTAGAACACATTCAGCCGCTCAGCGAGGGCGGCAATAGCCATCAAGAAAATTTGGCCATCAGCCATGACCGCTGCAACAACCTGCGGCATGCCAAAACCAAGGCTTGATGGTGTTGTGTCCCGAATCAGTCGTGAGTTGGCTGAATCGCGTTTTCTAGGTTCATAAAAATAGGTCGACCATCCGGCGTGTTGAGTGGCACGATCTTTTCGTCATGACCATTCGCTGCAGGAATGAGTGCGCACAGTGTGGGGCTGCAGCGAAGTTCGCCATTCAAATGCACTTCAAGATCGGCAATGACCAGTTGCACATCGGTGAGAATTTGTTTGACCCGCATGGTGGACTCTCTTTCTAGCGTTGAGGTGTTTGTTCGAGTTTTTGCACGTCAAAGTGTTGCGCTTTGAGGCGCAACAGCAAAGCGTCATATGCTTTGGGGCTCACCTGTGGCGTGCGCGACAACACCCACAGGTACTCGCGTTTGGCGTCACTCACGGCTGCTAGTTGGTAGTCTGTATCGAGGTCTATCACCCAGTAATCGCCCCATACCATCGGTAACCAACTCAACCATGCAGGCGCAAATCGCACTTGCAGTTTGGGTGATGTGGCTGGGCCGACTTGATGTGCTTTGCCTAGCGCGTCGATGGTGCTGCCATCACCCGTCATGCAGCTGTTGAGCACCTGTACGGATCCATCGGTTTGAGCCAAATATTGGGCGCGTGTATTCGCCACGCATTTGGTTTGAAAACGATTGGGAAATTTGGCAATTTCATACCAAGTGCCCATGTAGCGCGACACGTTCAGCGAATCAATGGTATTGACAGGCGGTAAGGTCGTGGCCGCTGCAGTGGCTTGTGCATATGCACCCAATGCGGACACCGTCAAAACGACGGCTAAGCTGATGTGTTTGAGCGACATGATCACCCCTCGTCTGAGTTCAGAAAACCACTTGCATCTGCACGTTGTGCAGCACGATTTCAGCGATTTGAATCAACAACATCAACGCGATGGGCGACAAATCCACAGCGCCCATTTGTGGCAATACGCGGCGAATGGGGCGCAGCAATGGTTCGACCAACTGAGCGAAAAAGTAGCGCACATCCGATGCAGCGATGAACCAAGAGATCAGCGCGTAGCCGATGACCATCCACATCATGCTCGACAGAATGACGCTCACTAGCTCAAAGCCTGCGTTGGTCACCAAACTCAACCAATGAGCGCTCGCACCCGCCATGATCCACAGCAACGAGTGCTTGGCCAGCAGCACCGCATACGCGGCGACCAAGCTGGCTGTGTCCAAGCGGCCAATGGCCGGCACAAAGCGGCGCACCGGCAACACAATCCAGTTGGTGATGCTGAACACAAAGGGTGCAAGAGGGTTACCGCCGCTGGACGACAGGTTGATGCGCTGCAAATGCATGTACATACGTAGCAAACAGGTGCCAGCCACCAGGCCCACGATGAAATGCAGGATCAAAGAGAAAATTTGTATCAACATGGCTGGAGTTTAGGCGGGCTCAGGCAAAATTTGTGCGTTCACTTCAGATTGTTCCCTATGAAGCCAATTCCTCCTTTGCCTCGATTTATTTTTGCCAGTCGTTGGTTGCAACTGCCTTTGTATTTAGGCCTTATTGCGGCACAGGCGGTGTACGTCTTTCATTTTTGGGTGGAGCTGGTGCATTTGATTGAGGCTGCATTTGGCAGCCAGGCTGCGCTAGATGCGTTGGTGACCAGCATTGGCTACAAAAACGGCATGACACTCACACATCTGAGTGAGTCCATCACCATGTTGGTGGTGCTCGGTCTGATAGACGTCGTGATGATCTCTAACTTGCTCATCATGGTCATCGTCGGTGGCTACGAAACTTTTGTTTCACGCATGTACCTTGAAAACCATCCAGACCAACCTGAGTGGCTCAGCCATGTGAATGCGTCGATTTTGAAGGTCAAGTTGGGCATGGCCATCATTGGCATCTCGTCCATCCACTTGCTCAAGACCTTCATCAATGCGGCCAATTACGACGAGAAAGTGTTGATGTGGCAAACCATCATTCACATCACCTTCTTGCTCAGCGCTTTGGCCATTGCATTGACTGACAAGATCTCGCACGCAGCTCACACCTCGCACGCGCCTTCTTCACACTAAATAGCCCGCATTCAGCAGCACGCCACTCTCATGCAAGCACGCAATCCCATTCACCGCAACGCACTCGTTCTGTTTTCGGGCGGGCAAGATTCCACCACCTGTTTGGCGCACGCCTTGGCGCAATACGAGCGCGTCGAAACCTTGGCGTTTGACTACCGCCAGCGTCACTTGGTAGAGCTCG
This window harbors:
- a CDS encoding HNH endonuclease signature motif containing protein, which gives rise to MSRLKLTRDKIYKTVSRQLHGVVPCWVCGEHVAHADATLEHIQPLSEGGNSHQENLAISHDRCNNLRHAKTKA
- a CDS encoding lipocalin family protein; its protein translation is MSLKHISLAVVLTVSALGAYAQATAAATTLPPVNTIDSLNVSRYMGTWYEIAKFPNRFQTKCVANTRAQYLAQTDGSVQVLNSCMTGDGSTIDALGKAHQVGPATSPKLQVRFAPAWLSWLPMVWGDYWVIDLDTDYQLAAVSDAKREYLWVLSRTPQVSPKAYDALLLRLKAQHFDVQKLEQTPQR
- a CDS encoding YggT family protein — encoded protein: MLIQIFSLILHFIVGLVAGTCLLRMYMHLQRINLSSSGGNPLAPFVFSITNWIVLPVRRFVPAIGRLDTASLVAAYAVLLAKHSLLWIMAGASAHWLSLVTNAGFELVSVILSSMMWMVIGYALISWFIAASDVRYFFAQLVEPLLRPIRRVLPQMGAVDLSPIALMLLIQIAEIVLHNVQMQVVF
- a CDS encoding TIGR00645 family protein → MKPIPPLPRFIFASRWLQLPLYLGLIAAQAVYVFHFWVELVHLIEAAFGSQAALDALVTSIGYKNGMTLTHLSESITMLVVLGLIDVVMISNLLIMVIVGGYETFVSRMYLENHPDQPEWLSHVNASILKVKLGMAIIGISSIHLLKTFINAANYDEKVLMWQTIIHITFLLSALAIALTDKISHAAHTSHAPSSH